A genome region from Bacillaceae bacterium IKA-2 includes the following:
- a CDS encoding HIT family protein produces MTTHENCIFCKIINGDIPAAQVFENEHVLAFLDISQVTKGHTLVIPKLHQQDIFELKPDTAKELFSVVPKIANAIKETYAPVGLNILNNNGKPAGQAVFHYHLHLIPRYGKGDGFGAVWKDHSDQYTNEHLQQIAKEIAASVK; encoded by the coding sequence ATGACAACTCATGAAAACTGTATTTTTTGTAAAATTATTAATGGCGATATACCAGCTGCACAAGTATTTGAAAATGAACATGTCTTAGCTTTTTTAGATATAAGTCAAGTAACTAAGGGGCATACTCTTGTTATCCCGAAATTACATCAACAAGACATTTTTGAATTAAAACCCGATACAGCTAAAGAACTATTTAGCGTTGTACCTAAAATTGCAAATGCTATAAAAGAAACATACGCTCCTGTTGGTTTAAATATTTTAAATAATAACGGAAAACCAGCAGGACAAGCTGTTTTTCATTATCATCTCCACCTTATTCCTAGATATGGAAAAGGGGATGGATTTGGAGCAGTTTGGAAAGATCACAGTGACCAATATACTAACGAACATTTACAACAAATTGCTAAGGAAATTGCAGCATCAGTTAAGTAA